The following proteins come from a genomic window of Corynebacterium hansenii:
- a CDS encoding alpha/beta hydrolase family protein: protein MASKNVTFTGSTGETIAATIDLPDGEPRAWALFAHCFTCSRKVPGAARTCRALAKQGIACLRFDFTGLGESGGNFADTTFLTNVDDLVAAYEFMDAEYTAPSLLMGHSLGGAAAILAGQRMPKVKAVATIGAPFDPAHSIFHFADAIGEIDAHGTQMLSIAGRDIPISREFLEILADINPETYIHKLRKPLLLLHSPTDQTVGIDSAQKIFLVARYPKSLLSLDKADHLLVRPGAPQRAADLIRTWVEPYLPEA from the coding sequence CGAACCCCGCGCATGGGCGTTGTTCGCGCACTGCTTCACCTGCAGCAGGAAGGTGCCCGGAGCGGCGCGGACGTGCCGGGCGCTCGCGAAACAGGGCATCGCGTGCCTGCGCTTCGACTTCACGGGACTGGGCGAATCCGGCGGGAACTTCGCCGACACGACCTTCCTGACCAACGTCGACGACCTCGTCGCCGCCTACGAGTTCATGGACGCCGAGTACACCGCGCCGTCGCTGCTGATGGGCCACTCGCTCGGCGGCGCGGCGGCGATCCTGGCTGGCCAGCGGATGCCCAAGGTCAAGGCGGTCGCCACCATCGGCGCCCCCTTCGATCCCGCGCACTCGATCTTCCATTTCGCCGACGCCATCGGCGAGATCGACGCCCACGGCACCCAGATGCTGTCCATCGCCGGCCGCGACATCCCGATCTCGCGCGAGTTCCTGGAGATCCTCGCCGACATCAACCCGGAGACGTACATCCACAAGCTGCGCAAGCCACTGCTGCTGCTCCACTCCCCGACCGACCAGACCGTCGGCATCGACAGCGCGCAGAAGATCTTCCTCGTCGCCCGGTACCCCAAGTCCCTGCTGAGCCTGGACAAGGCGGACCACCTCCTGGTCCGGCCGGGTGCCCCGCAGCGCGCCGCGGATCTGATCCGGACATGGGTCGAGCCCTACCTGCCGGAGGCGTGA
- a CDS encoding CAP domain-containing protein — MNRSRLKVIAATAAITVPMLFGAATAGALDFGSSSLDRPGAPSTDRPTTTATSTAAPSPDKPGEPSSDQPSTDELRKLHDETNEIRKAAGKAPLKWDQKLADEAAKWSEQQVRDGKMHHDTGQTTGRYHGENVFMTQGGSAGDAVKAWRNSPGHYRNMIGDYATEGIGIATDGEGTYYVTQRFLR; from the coding sequence ATGAATCGTTCCCGCTTGAAGGTCATCGCCGCCACCGCGGCCATCACCGTCCCGATGCTCTTCGGCGCCGCCACCGCGGGCGCCCTCGACTTCGGTTCCTCCTCTCTCGACCGCCCCGGCGCCCCGTCGACCGACCGCCCGACCACGACCGCGACGTCGACCGCCGCCCCCTCCCCGGACAAGCCGGGCGAGCCGTCCTCCGACCAGCCGTCCACCGACGAACTGCGCAAGCTCCACGATGAAACGAACGAGATCCGCAAGGCCGCCGGCAAGGCGCCGCTGAAGTGGGACCAGAAGCTCGCCGATGAGGCCGCCAAGTGGTCGGAGCAGCAGGTCCGCGACGGCAAGATGCACCACGACACCGGCCAGACCACCGGCCGCTACCACGGCGAGAACGTCTTCATGACCCAAGGAGGCTCGGCCGGCGACGCCGTGAAGGCCTGGCGCAACTCCCCCGGCCACTACCGGAACATGATCGGCGACTACGCCACCGAGGGCATCGGCATCGCCACCGACGGCGAGGGCACCTACTACGTGACGCAGCGCTTCCTGCGCTGA
- a CDS encoding carboxylesterase family protein — protein sequence MTAIDPEQRPDDVTITRPTPESGDDRQGHPAPSAGAPRWYAPAGVIQGFREPAAETRDQHVLRAIGIPYAHANRHRPPQLLGELPGGGVIVADEPGPTCPQRPSEAGKKIAPHARPRHHDEHCQHIAVTVPDGTPANAKLPVMVWIHGGANVSGGGDLERFNPSQMAAENNVIVASITFRLGAHGFLGGGDDRAEGVPPANLGLMDIQAGVEWIRANIAAFGGDPEQITMFGQSAGAELVLPLIVAAGAEKLRGGGRGADGEPYRPPFRRAILQSLPFGFLGGRAPMYDAMLEALGPIDPGTSEEDFAAAEARAAKAGEPFKNGKAMPFGVRYGAAPLPEESLFDAAVAAVAPDIDIMAGHTPREASLFFNGDPEVERLRKLPVVGGALFEAAVRHYTKTTYSESAELAKKWVAAGGSALHYMLTWGAKSAPYRSAHTCDLPLLLGDENAWRDSVLIEGQMWTDVRRDRRAMQAVWTQFAKTGGVAKSVLECADFLKVRTVG from the coding sequence ATGACCGCAATTGACCCGGAGCAGCGACCCGACGACGTTACGATCACCCGCCCCACCCCGGAATCCGGGGATGACCGGCAAGGGCACCCGGCGCCTTCCGCCGGGGCCCCGCGCTGGTACGCCCCGGCCGGGGTAATCCAGGGGTTCCGGGAACCCGCCGCCGAGACGCGCGATCAGCACGTGCTCCGGGCCATCGGCATCCCCTACGCCCACGCGAACCGGCACCGGCCGCCGCAGCTCCTCGGGGAGCTGCCCGGCGGCGGCGTCATCGTCGCGGATGAGCCGGGGCCGACGTGCCCGCAGCGCCCGTCCGAGGCCGGCAAGAAGATCGCCCCGCATGCGCGGCCCCGCCACCACGACGAGCACTGCCAGCACATCGCCGTCACCGTCCCCGACGGCACCCCGGCGAACGCGAAACTGCCCGTGATGGTGTGGATCCACGGCGGCGCGAACGTTTCCGGCGGCGGCGACCTGGAGCGCTTCAATCCGTCGCAGATGGCGGCGGAGAACAACGTCATCGTCGCGTCCATCACCTTCCGCCTGGGCGCCCACGGCTTCCTCGGCGGCGGCGACGATCGCGCCGAGGGCGTCCCGCCCGCCAACCTCGGCCTGATGGACATTCAGGCGGGCGTGGAGTGGATCCGCGCCAACATCGCCGCGTTCGGCGGCGATCCCGAGCAGATCACCATGTTCGGCCAGTCCGCGGGCGCCGAGCTCGTCCTGCCGCTCATCGTCGCCGCGGGAGCGGAGAAGCTGCGCGGCGGCGGGCGGGGCGCCGACGGCGAGCCGTATCGTCCCCCGTTCCGCCGCGCGATCCTGCAGTCGCTGCCGTTCGGGTTCCTGGGCGGCCGCGCCCCGATGTACGACGCGATGCTCGAGGCGCTCGGCCCCATCGACCCGGGCACCTCCGAGGAGGACTTCGCCGCGGCGGAGGCGCGCGCCGCCAAGGCCGGGGAGCCGTTCAAGAACGGCAAGGCCATGCCCTTCGGCGTGCGCTACGGTGCTGCGCCGCTGCCGGAGGAATCGCTTTTCGACGCCGCCGTCGCCGCCGTCGCCCCCGACATCGACATCATGGCGGGCCACACCCCGCGCGAGGCGTCCCTGTTCTTCAACGGCGACCCGGAGGTCGAGCGCCTGCGCAAGCTCCCCGTCGTCGGCGGGGCCCTGTTCGAGGCGGCCGTGCGGCACTACACGAAGACCACCTACTCGGAGTCCGCGGAGCTGGCGAAGAAGTGGGTCGCCGCCGGCGGTTCCGCCCTGCACTACATGCTGACGTGGGGCGCCAAGAGCGCCCCGTACCGTTCCGCGCACACCTGCGACTTGCCGCTTCTGCTTGGCGACGAGAACGCGTGGCGCGATTCCGTCCTCATCGAGGGGCAGATGTGGACCGATGTCCGGCGCGATCGCAGGGCCATGCAGGCGGTGTGGACGCAGTTCGCGAAGACCGGCGGCGTGGCCAAGTCGGTGCTGGAATGCGCCGATTTCCTGAAGGTGCGCACGGTCGGGTAG
- a CDS encoding ABC-F family ATP-binding cassette domain-containing protein: MANLINLENVSKTFGLKTLLDGVSLGIQTGDRIGVVGLNGGGKSTLLKILAGVEPADSGRVSRNNDLAMAHVTQGAELDPGATIFETVIAPLGVAEHEWAGDAKIRNVLDGLGLNDLGLDTKVGELSGGERRRVNLGAALVQDLDLLILDEPTNHLDIEGVQWLADHVMARRSALVVVTHDRWFLDTVATKTWEVHDGQVDFYDGGYNDWTFARAERARQADAAEARRRNLARKELAWLRRGAPARTSKPRYRIEAAEALISDVPAPRDSVELLAFSKRRQGKVVVELEDATLSAPDGRELVRDLTWRLAPGERIGLVGVNGSGKTTLLRALAGAHPLDEGRRIEGKTVRLGWLRQELDDLPLDMRVLDAIEDVATYIEFGDKQLSASQLAERLGFSPKRQRTPIGDLSGGERRRLQLTRVLMAEPNLLLLDEPTNDLDIDTLQELEDLLDKWPGTLVVISHDRYLVERVCDSTWALFGDGGLTNLPGGIDEYLRRRRALAAAGVGGAAPSRDASGPASSLDDGPPSPSAAEVAGGGGAGAAGAAAPAKTLSSQEERELRKEMNKLERQMAKLDQKESALHDEMAKISEDVANLDTARLAEIDRDLTALREEREEIEMRWMEVGEELE, translated from the coding sequence ATGGCGAACCTGATCAATCTGGAGAACGTCAGCAAGACCTTCGGCCTGAAGACCCTGCTCGACGGCGTCAGCCTGGGCATCCAGACCGGGGACCGCATCGGCGTCGTCGGCCTGAACGGCGGCGGCAAGTCGACGCTGCTGAAGATCCTCGCGGGCGTCGAACCCGCCGACTCGGGGCGCGTCTCGCGGAACAACGACCTGGCGATGGCGCACGTCACGCAGGGCGCGGAGCTGGATCCGGGGGCGACGATCTTCGAGACGGTCATCGCCCCGCTGGGCGTGGCGGAGCACGAGTGGGCGGGCGACGCGAAGATCCGCAACGTCCTCGACGGGCTGGGCCTCAACGACCTGGGGCTGGACACGAAGGTGGGGGAGCTCTCCGGCGGCGAGCGGCGCCGCGTGAACCTCGGCGCGGCGCTGGTGCAGGACCTGGACCTGCTGATCCTCGACGAGCCGACCAACCACCTCGACATCGAGGGCGTGCAGTGGCTGGCTGATCACGTCATGGCCCGCCGTTCGGCGCTGGTGGTGGTCACGCACGATCGCTGGTTCCTGGACACCGTGGCCACGAAGACGTGGGAGGTCCACGATGGGCAGGTCGATTTCTACGACGGCGGCTACAACGACTGGACCTTCGCCCGCGCCGAGCGCGCCCGCCAGGCCGACGCCGCGGAGGCGCGCCGCCGGAACCTCGCGCGCAAGGAGCTGGCGTGGCTGCGCCGCGGCGCCCCCGCGCGCACGTCGAAGCCGCGCTACCGCATCGAGGCCGCCGAGGCGCTCATCTCCGACGTCCCCGCGCCGCGCGACAGCGTGGAGCTGCTGGCGTTTTCCAAGCGCCGGCAGGGCAAGGTCGTCGTGGAGCTCGAGGACGCCACGCTGTCGGCGCCCGATGGCCGTGAGCTGGTGCGCGATCTGACGTGGCGCCTGGCGCCGGGCGAGCGCATCGGCCTGGTCGGCGTCAACGGTTCCGGCAAGACCACGCTGCTGCGTGCGCTGGCCGGCGCGCATCCGCTCGACGAGGGCCGCCGCATCGAGGGCAAGACGGTGCGCCTGGGCTGGCTGCGCCAGGAACTCGACGATCTGCCCCTGGACATGCGGGTGCTCGACGCCATCGAGGACGTGGCCACCTACATCGAGTTCGGCGACAAGCAGCTGTCGGCGTCGCAGTTGGCGGAGCGCCTGGGCTTCTCGCCGAAGCGCCAGCGCACCCCGATCGGCGATCTCTCCGGTGGCGAGCGTCGCCGGCTGCAGCTGACGCGCGTGCTCATGGCCGAGCCGAATCTGCTGCTTCTCGACGAGCCGACGAACGACCTGGACATCGACACCCTCCAGGAGCTGGAGGACCTGCTGGACAAGTGGCCGGGTACGCTGGTGGTCATTTCGCACGACCGCTATCTGGTCGAGCGCGTCTGCGATTCCACGTGGGCGCTGTTCGGCGATGGCGGCCTGACCAACCTGCCGGGCGGCATCGACGAGTACCTGCGCCGCCGCCGGGCGCTGGCCGCGGCGGGAGTGGGCGGGGCGGCGCCGTCGCGCGATGCGTCGGGGCCCGCTTCTTCGCTTGACGACGGTCCGCCGTCTCCGTCCGCGGCCGAGGTGGCCGGCGGTGGGGGAGCCGGTGCGGCGGGCGCGGCGGCGCCGGCGAAGACGCTGTCGTCGCAGGAGGAGCGCGAGCTGCGCAAGGAGATGAACAAGCTCGAGCGCCAGATGGCGAAGCTGGACCAGAAGGAGTCGGCGCTCCACGACGAGATGGCGAAGATCTCCGAGGACGTCGCCAATCTCGACACCGCCCGCCTGGCCGAGATCGACCGGGATCTCACGGCGCTGCGCGAGGAGCGCGAGGAGATCGAGATGCGGTGGATGGAAGTGGGCGAGGAGCTGGAGTAG
- a CDS encoding 4-(cytidine 5'-diphospho)-2-C-methyl-D-erythritol kinase — protein sequence MTVAATAHAKVNLHLGCGDVRDDGFHELVTVFQSLSLPTTVTLTEVRDGDAAGHVAGLTVSGDSAAHVPTDESNLAWRAVIAAVEAAESKVPRVASIHIDKAIPVAGGMAGGSADAAAALVAAREFFELPLNDGDLASLAADLGSDVPFCLLGGTALGTGRGENLAPILVRGEYHWTLALAKGGLSTPEVFRTIDRLREERDVPRAAAPDELMKALASGSSDELAKHLANDLQPAAISLKPELRTTLRAGLDGGALAGIVSGSGPTTAFLCRDREHALDVAAHLATSGTCAATLTASGPAPGARLV from the coding sequence CTGACCGTCGCGGCGACCGCGCACGCGAAGGTCAACCTGCACCTCGGATGCGGCGACGTGCGCGACGACGGCTTCCACGAGCTGGTCACGGTCTTCCAATCCCTGTCGCTGCCGACCACCGTCACGCTGACGGAGGTGCGCGACGGCGATGCGGCGGGGCACGTCGCGGGGCTAACGGTGTCCGGCGACTCGGCGGCGCACGTGCCCACCGACGAATCCAACCTCGCGTGGCGCGCGGTGATCGCCGCCGTGGAGGCGGCGGAGTCGAAGGTGCCGCGGGTGGCGTCGATCCACATCGACAAGGCCATCCCCGTCGCAGGCGGCATGGCAGGCGGTTCGGCGGATGCGGCGGCGGCCCTGGTGGCGGCGCGCGAGTTCTTCGAGCTGCCCCTCAACGACGGCGACCTGGCGTCGCTGGCCGCCGACCTCGGCTCCGACGTGCCGTTCTGCCTCCTCGGCGGCACGGCGCTGGGCACCGGGCGCGGCGAGAACCTGGCGCCGATCCTCGTGCGCGGCGAGTACCACTGGACGCTGGCGCTGGCCAAGGGCGGCCTGTCCACCCCGGAGGTGTTCCGCACCATCGACCGGTTGCGCGAGGAGCGCGACGTGCCCCGCGCGGCCGCGCCCGATGAGCTGATGAAGGCGCTGGCCTCGGGCTCTTCCGATGAGCTGGCCAAGCACTTGGCCAACGATCTGCAGCCGGCCGCGATCTCGCTCAAGCCGGAGTTGCGCACCACCCTGCGCGCCGGGCTCGACGGCGGCGCGCTGGCCGGGATCGTCTCCGGCTCGGGCCCGACGACGGCGTTCCTGTGCCGCGACCGCGAGCACGCCCTCGACGTCGCGGCGCATCTGGCCACGTCCGGCACCTGCGCCGCGACGCTCACCGCCTCCGGCCCGGCGCCGGGCGCCCGACTCGTCTGA
- a CDS encoding metallophosphoesterase family protein, with the protein MEQQRRKAPGPVTILAIADEERPALTIPGGVDFGPDDRPDVLLSAGDLDFAYVTAVADAFDVPCVMVPGNHDPSLEGFTLSPAGWVRAGRHDTWPGPEGAWAADRDVVEVAGLRIAGLGGCGRYSSGPNQWTDAQAMRRARRVLRKARRKGADVLLTHAPGTPGAPADDDVHRALPAVDMLVDKLRPALHLHGHVHPHGAERCVTALPADDGRDDPGTGTLVVNTVGWTLTRIHPPRTAPRAELILKGR; encoded by the coding sequence ATGGAACAGCAGCGTCGCAAAGCACCGGGGCCCGTGACCATCCTCGCCATCGCCGACGAGGAACGCCCCGCGCTGACCATTCCCGGAGGCGTCGACTTCGGACCCGACGACCGGCCGGACGTGCTGCTGTCCGCCGGCGACCTCGACTTCGCCTACGTCACCGCCGTCGCCGACGCCTTCGACGTGCCCTGCGTGATGGTGCCCGGAAACCACGACCCCTCGCTGGAGGGCTTCACGCTGTCCCCCGCCGGCTGGGTGCGCGCCGGCCGCCACGACACCTGGCCCGGCCCCGAGGGGGCGTGGGCCGCCGACCGCGACGTCGTGGAGGTCGCGGGCCTGCGCATCGCGGGGCTGGGCGGCTGCGGGCGCTACTCCTCCGGCCCCAACCAATGGACCGACGCGCAGGCCATGCGCCGCGCCCGGCGCGTGCTGCGCAAAGCCCGCCGCAAAGGCGCCGACGTCCTGCTCACCCACGCCCCCGGCACCCCGGGCGCCCCCGCCGACGACGATGTCCACCGCGCGCTGCCGGCCGTCGACATGCTGGTGGACAAGCTGCGGCCCGCGCTGCACCTCCACGGCCACGTGCACCCGCACGGGGCGGAGCGGTGCGTGACCGCGCTGCCCGCCGACGATGGGCGCGATGATCCCGGCACCGGCACACTCGTCGTCAACACCGTCGGGTGGACGCTCACCCGCATCCACCCGCCGCGCACCGCCCCGCGCGCGGAATTGATCCTGAAAGGACGCTGA
- a CDS encoding ParB N-terminal domain-containing protein, translating to MADTGFPDADAQADFSRARRRARLSRAVSRLRRQPDDITQVLPYDEVVAALGETGRRELGLVDVPVESIVGSVDRTGQFDRDFRPTTSISRERWARLNAAQRRGETVPPVRLRKVGGMYFVVDGHHRVSIARNRGNPTIDAYVTEILTKVDADGIESNRDLVLKDHRRIFLSRVPLTDERAAKIVLPNPWKYAELAENVEAWGFRAMQAERTFFGRDDIADRWFTTEYEPVVAAARSIGLAPNHTDAELYVWIAAERYRLIRRHEWTDEVFEQVRETGRQPD from the coding sequence ATGGCCGACACCGGATTCCCCGACGCCGACGCGCAGGCCGACTTCTCCCGCGCCCGCCGCCGCGCCCGACTGAGCAGGGCCGTCTCCCGCCTGCGTCGGCAGCCCGACGACATCACGCAGGTCCTGCCTTACGACGAAGTGGTCGCCGCACTCGGCGAAACCGGCCGCCGCGAACTCGGGCTCGTCGACGTGCCCGTGGAGTCCATCGTCGGGTCGGTCGACCGCACCGGCCAATTCGACCGCGACTTCCGCCCCACCACGTCCATCTCCCGTGAGCGATGGGCCCGCCTCAACGCCGCCCAGCGCCGCGGCGAAACCGTGCCGCCCGTGCGGCTGCGCAAGGTCGGCGGCATGTACTTCGTCGTCGACGGCCACCACCGCGTCTCCATCGCCCGCAACCGCGGCAACCCCACCATCGACGCCTACGTCACGGAAATCCTGACCAAGGTCGACGCCGACGGCATCGAATCCAACCGCGACCTGGTGCTGAAGGACCACCGCCGCATCTTCCTGTCCCGCGTGCCCCTGACGGACGAACGGGCCGCGAAAATCGTCCTGCCCAACCCGTGGAAATACGCCGAACTCGCCGAGAACGTCGAGGCCTGGGGCTTCCGCGCGATGCAGGCCGAACGCACCTTCTTCGGTCGCGACGACATCGCCGACCGCTGGTTCACCACCGAATACGAGCCCGTGGTCGCCGCCGCGCGCTCCATCGGGCTGGCCCCCAACCACACCGACGCCGAGCTCTACGTCTGGATCGCCGCCGAACGCTACCGCCTGATCCGCCGCCACGAATGGACCGACGAGGTCTTCGAGCAGGTACGCGAAACCGGCCGCCAGCCCGATTGA
- a CDS encoding ABC transporter ATP-binding protein, protein MAEIELKHVSKKFPDGAVGVDDANLHIKDGEFIILVGPSGCGKSTTLNMIAGLEDITDGDLLIGGERVNDVAPKDRDIAMVFQSYALYPHMTVRENIEFPLKLAKTPKAEIDEKVAFASKVLDLDPYLDRKPSNLSGGQRQRVAMGRAIVRRPKVFLMDEPLSNLDAKLRVQMRAEISRLQDRLGVTTVYVTHDQTEAMTLGDRVVVMKGGVIQQVGEPQELYDRPRNLFIAGFIGSPSMNFTPGRINGGVVSTGLGDIPLSDDLRAKLGDASDRSVIVGLRPEAFEDANLVEEGQRGKGVVTEVDVDVLESMGSDKFAHFAAPQTGERGAGGVASSAAAADAGLDDKATGTMVARLSAESPVRRGEKAALWFDPAKIVVFDSESGENLGL, encoded by the coding sequence ATGGCCGAAATCGAACTCAAGCACGTTTCGAAGAAGTTCCCCGACGGCGCGGTGGGCGTCGACGACGCGAACCTGCACATCAAGGACGGCGAATTCATCATCCTCGTCGGCCCGTCGGGTTGCGGTAAGTCGACGACGCTGAACATGATCGCCGGGTTGGAGGACATCACCGACGGCGACCTGCTCATCGGCGGCGAGCGCGTCAACGACGTGGCGCCGAAGGACCGCGACATCGCCATGGTGTTCCAGTCCTACGCCCTTTACCCGCACATGACGGTCCGCGAGAACATCGAGTTCCCGTTGAAGCTGGCGAAGACGCCGAAGGCGGAGATCGACGAGAAGGTGGCCTTTGCGTCGAAGGTCCTGGACCTCGACCCGTACCTGGACCGCAAGCCGTCGAACCTGTCGGGCGGCCAGCGCCAGCGCGTGGCCATGGGCCGTGCGATCGTGCGCCGCCCGAAGGTGTTCCTCATGGACGAGCCGCTGTCGAACCTGGACGCGAAGCTGCGCGTGCAAATGCGCGCGGAGATCTCCCGCCTGCAGGACCGCCTGGGCGTCACCACGGTGTACGTCACGCACGACCAGACCGAGGCGATGACCCTCGGCGATCGCGTGGTGGTCATGAAGGGCGGCGTCATCCAGCAGGTCGGCGAGCCGCAGGAGCTCTACGATCGTCCGCGGAACCTGTTCATCGCCGGCTTCATCGGCTCGCCGTCGATGAACTTCACCCCCGGCCGGATCAACGGCGGGGTGGTGTCGACGGGTCTCGGCGACATCCCGCTTTCCGACGACCTCCGCGCCAAGCTCGGCGATGCCTCGGATCGCTCCGTGATCGTGGGCCTGCGCCCGGAGGCGTTCGAGGACGCCAATCTCGTCGAGGAGGGGCAGCGCGGCAAGGGCGTGGTCACCGAAGTCGACGTCGACGTCCTCGAGTCGATGGGCTCGGACAAGTTCGCGCACTTCGCCGCCCCGCAGACCGGGGAGCGCGGCGCCGGCGGCGTCGCCTCGTCGGCGGCGGCCGCCGATGCCGGGCTCGACGACAAGGCCACGGGCACCATGGTCGCCCGCCTGTCCGCCGAGTCGCCCGTGCGGCGCGGCGAGAAGGCGGCGCTGTGGTTCGACCCCGCGAAGATCGTGGTCTTCGACTCGGAGAGCGGAGAGAACCTGGGTCTGTAG
- a CDS encoding carbohydrate ABC transporter permease — translation MQQGTGKEKALWTIALVLVVLYALVPVAWIASLSFKTTPTLHDGHFIPREWTLDNYKGIFQTSEFTRALINSIGIGLITTLIAVVVGTMAAYAIARLTFPGKSLILGVSLLIAMFPQVSLVSPLFDIERKLGLFDTWPGLILPYITFALPMAIFILSSFFKEIPWELEKAAQMDGATPFQAFRKVVAPLAIPGIVTAAILVFIFAWNDFLLAVSLTSTEASRTAPAAMANFTGSSQFEEPTGSIAAAAIVITIPIIIFVVIFQRRIVAGLTSGAVKG, via the coding sequence ATGCAGCAAGGAACCGGCAAGGAAAAGGCGCTGTGGACCATCGCGCTCGTTCTCGTCGTCTTGTACGCGCTCGTGCCCGTGGCCTGGATCGCGTCATTGTCGTTCAAGACCACGCCCACCCTCCACGACGGGCATTTCATCCCGCGTGAGTGGACGCTGGACAACTACAAGGGGATCTTCCAGACCTCGGAGTTCACGCGGGCGCTGATCAACTCGATCGGCATCGGGTTGATCACCACGCTGATCGCCGTCGTCGTCGGCACGATGGCGGCCTACGCCATCGCCCGCCTGACGTTCCCCGGCAAGTCCCTGATTCTCGGCGTTTCGCTGCTCATCGCGATGTTCCCGCAGGTGTCGCTGGTCAGCCCGCTGTTCGACATCGAGCGCAAGCTCGGCCTGTTCGACACGTGGCCCGGCCTGATCCTGCCGTACATCACGTTCGCGCTGCCGATGGCCATCTTCATCCTGTCGTCCTTCTTCAAGGAGATCCCGTGGGAGCTGGAGAAGGCCGCGCAGATGGACGGCGCCACGCCGTTCCAGGCGTTCCGCAAGGTGGTGGCCCCGCTGGCCATCCCGGGCATCGTCACCGCGGCGATCCTGGTGTTCATCTTCGCGTGGAACGACTTCCTGTTGGCGGTGTCGCTGACCTCCACGGAGGCTTCGCGCACCGCTCCGGCCGCGATGGCCAACTTCACGGGTTCGTCCCAGTTCGAGGAGCCGACGGGGTCGATCGCGGCGGCGGCGATCGTCATCACCATCCCGATCATCATCTTCGTAGTCATTTTCCAGCGTCGCATCGTGGCCGGCCTGACCTCCGGCGCAGTGAAGGGATAG
- a CDS encoding carbohydrate ABC transporter permease, translating into MSGPVNDPVRDRDPGRDSGMGGGRATSADAGGSPAVTVDGAGQSTAIAPHKSADASNRKAKQKHSDGRKAERRLGMMLVAPAVILMLAVTAYPIIYAVWLSMQRYDLRFPADREFVGLDNYAAVLTSSYWWESLWVTVVITVISVIFEFVLGLAIAMIMHRAIFGRGVIRTVVLVPYGIVTVAAAYSWNYAWTPGTGYLANLLPDGSAPLTEQWPSIFIIILAEVWKTTPFMALLLLAGLALVPDDVLKAAALDGAGFWQRLFKITLPLMKPSIVVALLFRTLDAFRVFDNIYILTKGNNGTGSVSILGYNNLFMAFNLGIGSAISVLIFLCVAIIAFIFVKGLGASTPGSGKE; encoded by the coding sequence ATGAGTGGCCCCGTCAATGACCCCGTGCGCGACCGCGACCCCGGCCGGGATTCCGGCATGGGCGGCGGCCGCGCGACGTCGGCCGACGCCGGCGGTTCCCCGGCGGTGACCGTCGACGGCGCCGGCCAGTCGACGGCGATCGCGCCGCACAAGTCGGCCGACGCGTCGAACCGCAAGGCCAAGCAGAAGCACTCCGACGGCCGCAAGGCCGAGCGCCGCCTGGGCATGATGCTCGTCGCCCCGGCGGTCATCCTGATGCTGGCGGTGACGGCGTACCCGATCATCTACGCCGTGTGGCTGTCGATGCAGCGCTACGACCTGCGTTTCCCGGCCGACCGTGAGTTCGTCGGCCTGGACAACTACGCCGCGGTGCTGACGTCGAGCTACTGGTGGGAGTCGCTGTGGGTGACCGTGGTGATCACGGTGATCTCGGTGATCTTCGAGTTCGTGCTCGGCCTGGCCATCGCGATGATCATGCACCGGGCGATCTTCGGCCGCGGCGTGATCCGCACGGTGGTGCTGGTGCCGTACGGCATCGTGACCGTCGCCGCGGCGTACTCGTGGAACTACGCCTGGACGCCGGGCACCGGCTACCTGGCCAATTTGCTTCCCGACGGGTCGGCGCCGCTGACCGAGCAGTGGCCGTCGATCTTCATCATCATCCTCGCCGAGGTGTGGAAGACGACGCCGTTCATGGCGCTGCTGCTCCTGGCGGGCCTGGCGCTGGTGCCGGACGACGTGCTGAAGGCCGCGGCGCTGGACGGCGCGGGTTTCTGGCAGCGGCTGTTCAAGATCACGCTGCCGCTGATGAAGCCCTCGATCGTCGTGGCGCTGCTGTTCCGCACGCTGGACGCGTTCCGCGTGTTCGACAACATCTACATTCTGACCAAGGGCAACAACGGCACCGGCTCGGTGTCGATCCTCGGCTACAACAACCTGTTCATGGCGTTCAACCTGGGCATCGGCTCCGCGATTTCGGTGCTGATCTTCCTGTGCGTCGCCATCATCGCATTCATCTTCGTCAAGGGGCTCGGCGCGTCCACCCCCGGCAGCGGGAAGGAGTGA